CTCGCTCATCAGGGTGAGTTTGGACTGGTAGTCGCCGTGAACCGGGATGCAGGTAGGATGGATCTGGATAAAACAGGGGTTGGCAAAGCCGGCGCCCTTCTTGTACGCTTGCCAGCAGCAGCTTACATTGGATGACATCCCGTTAGTGGAAAGGAAGAATACGTTGCCGTAGCCGCCGGTTGCCAGCACCACGGCATGCGCCAGATGGCTTTCGATTTCACCGGTGTTCAAATTGCGCACCACTATGCCGCGGGCCTTGCCGTCCACTATCACCAGATCCAGCATTTCCCGCCGGGGAAACATTTCTACCTGGCCAAGGGCAATCTGGCGCATCATTGCCTGGTAGGCGCCCAGCAGCAATTGCTGGCCGGTCTGTCCCTTGGCATAGAAAGTACGCGCCACCTGAGCTCCGCCGAAGGAGCGATTGTCCAGAAGCCCTCCGTACTCCCGGGCAAAAGGAATGCCCTGGGCCACGCAGTGGTCGATGATGAGGTTGCTGACTTCGGCCAAACGATACACATTGGCTTCCCTGGCCCGGAAATCACCGCCCTTGATGGTGTCGTAAAACAGCCGCCAGATACTGTCTCCGTCATTGGGATAATTCTTGGCAGCATTGATGCCCCCCTGTGCCGCAATGCTATGAGCCCGGCGTGGCGTATCTTGAATGCAAAAGGTCTTTACATAATAGCCGAGCTCTGCCAACGAGGCTGAAGCAGAGCCCCCAGCCAGGCCCGTGCCCACCACGATGATCTGGAATTTTCTCTTGTTGGCAGGGTTCACCAGTTTGAGTTCGAAACGGTGTCTCTCCCATTTACTTTCGAGAGGACCGCCTGGAGCTTTTGCATCCAGTTTCATGGTAAGACCTCCTCACTTCATAAAGGAGATGGCAAGTGGGAGCGTGCCAAAACCCAGGGCCACAATGACGGCAAAGACAATGCTGGCCTTCTCGATGAACGGCATATACTTGGGATGACTGGCGCCCACAGTCTGAAAGGCGCTCCACAGGCCGTGCCTCACATGCAAGGCCACAATCACCATGGCGATGGTGTAGAAGATGATGTAGCCAGGGTGGGAAAATACCTGGGTCAGCACATCAAAAATTGTCCTGCTGCTGCGATCGACGAAAAATCTCGATACAGTGCTCAGGTGAATAATGACAAAGAGTAGAATCAGGATCCCGGTATAGGGCATGGTCCGGGAAGACAGGGTACGTCCACCGCTGCCGGTCTTGTCCATAGCATACTTGAGCGGGCGTGCTTTGCGGTTTTCCAGAAAGAGCACCACAGCAATGATGATGTGGACCAGGGCGCACAGTACCAGCCCCACCTCCATGACCACCAGGAGAGGCCCCAGGGCATGTACGTGCTCAGAGTAGGAATTGAACGAGGCAGCTCCCAGGTAAATAGAAAGATTACCCACGAGATGTGCTGCCAGAAAAAGCAGAAACAGCATG
Above is a window of Deltaproteobacteria bacterium DNA encoding:
- a CDS encoding succinate dehydrogenase cytochrome b subunit, whose protein sequence is MNWLVRTLSTSVGKKQLMAITGMLFLLFLAAHLVGNLSIYLGAASFNSYSEHVHALGPLLVVMEVGLVLCALVHIIIAVVLFLENRKARPLKYAMDKTGSGGRTLSSRTMPYTGILILLFVIIHLSTVSRFFVDRSSRTIFDVLTQVFSHPGYIIFYTIAMVIVALHVRHGLWSAFQTVGASHPKYMPFIEKASIVFAVIVALGFGTLPLAISFMK